One window of the Microbulbifer sp. Q7 genome contains the following:
- a CDS encoding VIT1/CCC1 transporter family protein, whose translation MNTSRRQQLQREHRPENIARRLAKPPRPERLSDMVLGGIDGCITTFAIAAGAFGAGFSPLVVLVMGMANLLADGISMAVSNYEAVNAQQRFVENARRTEEEHIHLVPEGEREEVRQIYARKGFSGESLEQIVDKVTANRGLWIETMLSEEYGLSAVAPNPLASAWWTFIAFIVVGVIPLLPFLLPGFTFSQQFIASSLLAGLVFFAIGLLKGWVYRSSPLRAGLTTFLLGGCAAAVAFVVGHLVQQAFGGLG comes from the coding sequence ATGAATACCTCTCGACGTCAACAACTGCAGCGTGAGCATCGGCCAGAAAATATTGCGCGCCGTCTCGCCAAGCCACCAAGGCCCGAGCGCCTGTCAGATATGGTGCTGGGTGGGATTGATGGCTGCATCACCACGTTTGCCATTGCCGCCGGTGCGTTTGGGGCCGGCTTTTCACCGCTGGTGGTGCTGGTCATGGGCATGGCCAACCTGTTGGCCGATGGCATCAGTATGGCGGTGAGTAATTATGAAGCGGTCAATGCGCAGCAGCGCTTTGTGGAAAACGCCCGCCGTACCGAAGAGGAGCATATTCACCTGGTACCCGAGGGTGAGCGGGAAGAAGTGCGACAAATTTACGCAAGAAAAGGCTTCAGCGGAGAAAGTCTCGAGCAAATCGTCGATAAAGTAACGGCCAATCGGGGCCTGTGGATAGAGACCATGCTGAGTGAAGAGTATGGGCTCAGTGCCGTCGCCCCGAATCCGCTGGCCTCCGCATGGTGGACGTTTATCGCGTTTATTGTGGTGGGGGTGATCCCGCTACTGCCATTTCTGCTGCCAGGGTTTACATTCTCGCAGCAATTCATCGCCAGCAGCCTGCTGGCGGGGCTGGTGTTCTTCGCCATTGGTCTGCTGAAAGGTTGGGTTTACCGCAGCTCTCCACTGCGAGCGGGCTTGACCACATTTTTACTGGGTGGCTGTGCCGCGGCGGTGGCTTTTGTCGTTGGTCATCTGGTGCAGCAGGCCTTTGGTGGCCTCGGATAA
- a CDS encoding glutathione S-transferase family protein: MKLFGSFTSPYVRHCRIALMQSGLNWEMVELDIHGNEAPGTPTLRVPFLEDGALKLTDSTPIVKYVREKAGQVFIPDVQDLDRYCLANTLLDSAINLFLLERSGLDLKVNAYTQRQQLRIERILAELDSAPLPEAGQLSDADYRVAVGVAWGKFRKRFAIDSHRNLQRLLDIAGEDAAFAATAPPAG, encoded by the coding sequence ATGAAACTTTTCGGAAGCTTTACCTCGCCCTATGTTCGCCATTGCCGTATCGCGCTCATGCAATCCGGCCTCAATTGGGAAATGGTCGAACTGGATATCCATGGAAACGAGGCGCCGGGTACCCCCACCTTGCGGGTACCCTTCCTGGAAGATGGCGCACTGAAATTGACCGACTCCACACCCATTGTGAAATACGTGCGGGAAAAAGCCGGTCAGGTTTTCATTCCGGATGTGCAGGATCTCGATCGCTATTGCCTTGCCAATACCCTGCTCGACTCGGCCATTAACCTGTTCCTGCTGGAGCGCAGCGGCCTGGATCTGAAGGTAAATGCCTATACCCAACGGCAGCAGCTGCGCATCGAACGGATTCTTGCCGAGCTGGATTCCGCGCCACTCCCGGAAGCGGGGCAGCTGAGTGACGCCGATTACCGGGTGGCAGTGGGCGTTGCCTGGGGAAAATTCCGCAAGCGGTTTGCGATCGATTCGCACCGAAATCTGCAGCGCTTGCTGGATATCGCCGGCGAGGACGCCGCGTTTGCCGCAACCGCGCCGCCGGCCGGATAG
- a CDS encoding TonB-dependent siderophore receptor, which yields MKVQQLVTSLSLVALAGSLGVPAFAQTGDESQQVIEEVVTVGSRTKPRSVTESPVPVDVLNANDLAKSGSSDMLDLLKGSVPSFNVHDQPISDAASMIRPVNMRGLSSDSTLILVNGKRRHRASVIAFQGGGLNDGAQGPDISVIPSIALKQVEVLRDGAAAQYGSDAIAGVMNFVLKDDAEGGSLEVKSGEFFEGDGQTTTMSGNYGMPMTDSGFLNLSFQLKNADDTSRSVQRPDAQEMIDAGNTAIADPAQIWGSPKIEDDLTLFGNFGIDLKDGSEIYAFANYSNRMVDGGFYYRNPNGREGVYTDGDGIRLVGALDGNAASCDAYRTTPVADGSDMVNSGLTADDNCFVFNKMIPGGYTPRFVGDITDTSITAGRRGELTDGFMQGWNYDVSGSVGRNEAEFGLNNTINPSFGPDSKRDFKTGAYIQLEKTLNLDLQKQFDSMSLAMGAEWREESFQIIAGEGMSWQVGPLAEQGFNIGSHGFAGFSIDSAGTAERRNYALYMDVENQVTDDLLLGGALRYEDFDTFGDTANYKLVFNWQLTDNIAWRGSHSTGFRAPTMGQASVVNTQTSIVGGQLTQAQTLPAPKLGEAELTPEESVNFATGLVMSAGPVDLTIDAFYIEVEDRIALTDNAAPTDAQRAAMAAAGVPNPELIGQINYFANDFDTETTGVDVVATYGADLFGGATDFSMAYNWTKTEVKGGDATCGGSFVNNQGEICKAVRLERGLPEHRASFTMAQNWDKLSAFVRANFYGEYVGVHADWFGEQLGSEFTLDMEASYQATESVFLTAGASNLLDEKGGKIDGSIVGAPDNVLGGVYYETSPYGIGGGFYYLKASYEF from the coding sequence ATGAAGGTCCAACAACTTGTTACCTCACTTTCGCTGGTAGCGCTGGCTGGCAGCCTGGGCGTGCCTGCGTTTGCACAGACTGGCGACGAGAGCCAGCAGGTGATCGAAGAAGTGGTTACCGTGGGTTCCAGAACCAAGCCCCGTTCAGTAACCGAGTCGCCGGTGCCGGTGGATGTACTGAACGCGAACGACCTGGCCAAATCTGGCAGCAGCGACATGCTCGACCTGCTGAAGGGCTCAGTGCCTTCCTTTAATGTTCACGACCAGCCGATCAGCGACGCCGCTTCAATGATCCGCCCGGTAAATATGCGTGGTCTTTCATCGGACTCCACCCTGATTCTGGTGAATGGCAAGCGTCGTCACCGCGCGTCCGTGATTGCCTTCCAGGGCGGCGGTCTGAACGATGGTGCCCAGGGACCGGATATCTCGGTAATCCCCAGCATCGCGCTCAAGCAGGTCGAAGTGCTGCGTGACGGTGCGGCGGCCCAGTACGGCTCCGACGCCATCGCCGGGGTAATGAACTTTGTGCTGAAAGACGACGCCGAGGGCGGTTCCCTGGAAGTTAAATCCGGTGAATTTTTCGAGGGCGACGGCCAGACCACAACCATGTCGGGCAACTATGGCATGCCCATGACCGACTCCGGTTTCCTGAATTTAAGCTTCCAGCTGAAAAATGCCGACGACACCTCGCGCTCGGTGCAGCGCCCGGATGCGCAGGAAATGATCGACGCTGGCAATACCGCGATTGCCGATCCCGCGCAAATCTGGGGCTCGCCCAAGATCGAAGACGACCTGACCCTGTTCGGTAATTTCGGCATCGACCTGAAAGATGGCAGCGAAATTTACGCGTTCGCCAACTACTCCAACCGTATGGTCGACGGTGGTTTCTATTACCGTAACCCCAATGGTCGTGAAGGTGTTTACACCGACGGCGATGGCATTCGACTGGTCGGCGCACTGGACGGCAATGCGGCGAGCTGTGATGCCTACCGCACAACGCCGGTGGCGGATGGCTCCGATATGGTGAATTCAGGTCTGACGGCAGACGATAACTGCTTCGTCTTCAACAAAATGATTCCCGGTGGTTACACGCCGCGCTTTGTCGGCGATATCACCGACACTTCCATTACCGCGGGTCGTCGCGGTGAGCTGACCGACGGCTTCATGCAGGGCTGGAATTACGACGTCAGCGGTTCTGTGGGCCGCAACGAAGCGGAGTTCGGCCTGAACAACACCATCAATCCGTCGTTTGGCCCGGACAGCAAGCGCGACTTCAAAACCGGCGCTTACATCCAGCTGGAAAAGACCCTGAACCTGGACCTGCAAAAGCAGTTTGATTCCATGAGTCTGGCAATGGGTGCCGAGTGGCGCGAAGAGTCCTTCCAGATTATTGCCGGTGAAGGCATGTCCTGGCAGGTAGGCCCACTGGCCGAGCAGGGCTTCAATATCGGTTCGCACGGTTTTGCGGGCTTCTCCATTGATTCCGCCGGCACTGCAGAGCGTCGCAACTACGCGCTGTATATGGATGTGGAGAATCAGGTAACTGACGACCTGCTGCTGGGCGGCGCGCTGCGCTACGAGGATTTCGATACCTTCGGTGATACCGCCAACTACAAGCTGGTGTTCAACTGGCAGCTGACCGATAACATCGCTTGGCGCGGTTCGCACAGCACCGGTTTCCGTGCGCCGACCATGGGGCAGGCCTCTGTGGTCAACACCCAGACCTCCATCGTGGGCGGCCAGCTGACCCAGGCGCAAACCCTGCCGGCACCCAAGCTGGGTGAAGCGGAGTTGACGCCAGAGGAGTCGGTGAACTTCGCTACGGGTCTCGTTATGTCTGCAGGTCCGGTTGATCTGACCATCGATGCGTTCTACATCGAAGTGGAAGACCGTATTGCGCTGACCGATAACGCCGCACCCACCGACGCCCAGCGCGCGGCGATGGCGGCCGCCGGTGTGCCCAACCCGGAGCTGATCGGACAGATCAACTACTTCGCCAATGATTTCGATACCGAAACCACCGGTGTTGATGTGGTGGCCACCTATGGTGCAGACCTGTTTGGCGGTGCCACCGACTTCAGCATGGCGTACAACTGGACCAAGACCGAGGTAAAAGGTGGTGATGCCACCTGTGGCGGCTCGTTTGTGAATAACCAGGGTGAAATCTGTAAAGCGGTCCGTCTGGAGCGTGGTCTGCCAGAGCACCGCGCTTCCTTCACCATGGCGCAAAACTGGGACAAGCTCAGCGCCTTCGTGCGTGCGAACTTCTATGGTGAGTATGTCGGGGTGCACGCCGACTGGTTTGGCGAGCAGCTGGGTTCCGAGTTTACCCTGGACATGGAAGCTTCCTACCAGGCTACGGAATCCGTATTTCTGACTGCCGGTGCATCCAACCTGCTGGATGAGAAAGGCGGCAAGATCGACGGCTCCATCGTCGGAGCGCCGGATAACGTGCTGGGTGGTGTCTACTACGAAACCTCCCCGTACGGTATTGGCGGTGGCTTCTACTACCTGAAAGCAAGCTATGAGTTCTAA